The proteins below are encoded in one region of Halocatena salina:
- a CDS encoding ArsR/SmtB family transcription factor, protein MDSAALLDLLGNENRRRILRLLARKPCYVTEISEYLGVSPKAVIDHLRKLEQAGLVESRVDDQRRKYFSIARNLRLEVNVSPYGFGAKSAYSASRGLDMTRCRYLTIDITSPDHVGELTELTRELQRLEELSNELSMAQRWVHGRLTDVMDGISRRIHEDSALGAREGDDARFYAEVLSALANGSERIDQISRSVDASPDLVEDALQSLARHGVVEQNDGTWTLTAD, encoded by the coding sequence ATGGATTCCGCCGCGCTGCTCGATCTATTGGGGAACGAGAACCGTCGGCGCATCCTCCGTCTACTAGCGCGAAAACCGTGTTACGTCACTGAGATCAGCGAATATCTCGGAGTCAGTCCGAAAGCGGTTATCGACCATCTTCGCAAACTGGAGCAGGCTGGACTGGTCGAATCCCGCGTCGACGATCAGCGTAGAAAGTATTTTTCGATCGCTCGGAACCTCCGCTTGGAAGTGAACGTCTCTCCGTACGGGTTCGGTGCTAAAAGCGCGTATTCGGCCAGTCGCGGATTAGATATGACGCGCTGCCGATACCTCACCATCGACATCACATCCCCGGATCATGTGGGAGAATTGACAGAACTCACGCGTGAGTTACAACGGTTAGAAGAGCTTTCGAACGAGCTATCGATGGCTCAACGGTGGGTTCACGGTCGGCTGACGGATGTGATGGACGGTATTTCACGCCGGATTCACGAGGACTCTGCGCTCGGGGCCCGTGAAGGGGACGACGCTCGTTTTTACGCCGAGGTGTTGTCCGCGCTTGCGAACGGTTCGGAGCGAATCGACCAGATCAGCCGGTCGGTCGATGCGTCCCCGGATCTCGTTGAGGATGCGCTCCAGTCGCTCGCTCGTCACGGCGTCGTCGAACAGAACGATGGAACGTGGACGCTCACCGCGGACTGA
- the gatD gene encoding Glu-tRNA(Gln) amidotransferase subunit GatD: MDSGDRIRVERGDVVYEGVCLPSSTEETVVVKLDGGYNVGIDREKSSIELLEPDVYDIDTGTSSDESAVETDPDLPTISLISTGGTIASTVDYRTGAVTAQFDAEDVLRAVPDLAGRANYRGRVVTNILSENMTPGVWQDLAWAVYEEIDAGADGVVVMHGTDTMQYTASALSFMLDTPVPIVFTGSQRSADRPSSDNVMNAVCAVEAAKSDCAEVLVCMHETENDTTCALHRGTRVRKNHTSRRDAFETVGNEPLGVIDYDTEAVSFRRAYEPRGDTTLDIAPELETDVELLKVTPGMDEAFLDVCSGKAGVVIEGTGLGHVRTDLIDRIETLIEDGTTVVMTSQCLDGRICDRVYDTGRDLLDAGVIEGENILPGTATVKLMWTLANRSTVPKAMRTPIAGEVTERSVPWT, encoded by the coding sequence ATGGACTCTGGGGATCGCATTCGGGTCGAACGCGGTGATGTAGTGTATGAGGGTGTCTGTCTCCCTTCCTCGACTGAGGAGACGGTCGTCGTGAAACTTGACGGTGGGTACAACGTCGGCATCGACCGCGAGAAAAGCAGTATCGAACTGCTTGAACCGGACGTGTACGACATCGATACCGGAACGAGTAGCGATGAATCGGCCGTGGAAACCGATCCCGATCTTCCGACGATCTCTCTGATCTCGACGGGCGGGACGATCGCCTCCACGGTGGATTACCGGACTGGCGCGGTCACAGCCCAGTTCGACGCCGAGGACGTGTTGCGCGCAGTGCCGGATCTCGCAGGCCGGGCCAACTACCGGGGACGGGTTGTCACGAACATCCTGAGCGAGAACATGACTCCCGGAGTGTGGCAGGATCTCGCGTGGGCAGTGTACGAGGAGATCGATGCCGGAGCGGATGGCGTGGTCGTCATGCACGGTACGGATACGATGCAGTATACGGCTTCTGCGCTCTCGTTCATGCTCGATACACCCGTTCCGATCGTCTTCACAGGAAGCCAGCGCTCGGCCGATCGACCGTCGAGCGACAACGTAATGAACGCCGTTTGTGCGGTCGAAGCGGCAAAATCAGACTGTGCAGAGGTGCTCGTCTGCATGCACGAAACTGAAAACGACACGACGTGCGCGCTTCACCGGGGGACCCGCGTCCGGAAGAATCACACGTCACGGCGCGACGCCTTCGAGACGGTCGGCAACGAACCGCTGGGGGTGATCGACTACGACACTGAGGCGGTGTCGTTCCGGCGGGCCTACGAGCCGCGAGGTGACACGACACTGGACATCGCGCCGGAACTCGAAACCGACGTGGAACTCCTCAAGGTCACCCCCGGAATGGACGAGGCGTTTCTCGATGTCTGTTCGGGGAAAGCTGGCGTCGTGATCGAAGGAACGGGGCTGGGCCACGTTCGTACGGACCTCATCGATCGCATCGAGACGTTGATCGAGGACGGAACGACGGTCGTGATGACTAGCCAGTGTTTGGACGGACGGATCTGCGATCGCGTGTACGACACAGGGCGCGATCTGCTCGATGCAGGCGTGATCGAAGGGGAGAACATCCTCCCTGGGACGGCGACGGTGAAGTTAATGTGGACGCTGGCGAACCGATCGACAGTCCCTAAAGCGATGCGAACTCCGATCGCGGGCGAGGTGACCGAACGCTCGGTACCATGGACGTGA
- a CDS encoding GNAT family N-acetyltransferase: MDVTQIAIRPARPDDYEAVAAFTRNTWPDREGTDYLPRIYHGWIEGDGDRKRTVVADTGDEIAGICQAVMLSSHEAWAQGMRVNPSYRGEGISTDLNAALFEWARDRGATVCRNMVFSWNVAGLGGSRAVGFEPVTEFRWAQPDPVSDPHETELDISNDPATAWRYWTDSSAREQLAGLALDRVESWALSELTPSDLERAAEETAVVAVLDDGVCAMTFRTGVRSTETDAGQTETVAEYGVGAWDDIDAARVLFRAIKADAAEVGADRTRVLVPETPRHVSDVAWLRTGVSDHPDFVLAADLTDR; encoded by the coding sequence ATGGACGTGACCCAGATCGCTATCAGACCGGCCCGACCCGACGACTACGAGGCCGTCGCGGCGTTTACGCGGAACACGTGGCCCGACCGGGAGGGGACGGACTACCTCCCTCGGATCTATCACGGCTGGATCGAGGGCGACGGAGACCGAAAGCGGACGGTCGTCGCCGATACTGGCGATGAGATCGCCGGCATCTGTCAGGCCGTCATGCTGTCGTCCCACGAAGCGTGGGCCCAAGGCATGCGCGTCAACCCCTCATACCGGGGTGAAGGGATCAGTACTGACCTTAATGCCGCGCTGTTCGAGTGGGCGCGCGATCGCGGGGCGACCGTCTGTCGGAACATGGTGTTTTCATGGAACGTCGCTGGATTGGGCGGCTCGCGGGCTGTGGGGTTCGAACCCGTCACCGAGTTCCGGTGGGCACAGCCGGATCCGGTATCCGACCCTCACGAGACGGAACTGGACATTTCGAACGACCCCGCCACGGCATGGCGCTACTGGACCGACAGCTCGGCACGCGAACAGTTGGCTGGATTGGCACTCGATCGCGTCGAGTCGTGGGCGCTCTCGGAACTCACGCCGTCGGATCTCGAACGGGCGGCCGAAGAAACCGCCGTCGTTGCGGTGCTCGATGACGGCGTTTGTGCTATGACCTTCCGGACCGGCGTTCGGAGCACTGAGACCGACGCAGGTCAGACCGAAACTGTTGCCGAATACGGTGTCGGTGCGTGGGACGATATCGACGCTGCACGGGTGTTGTTCCGCGCTATCAAAGCCGACGCTGCCGAGGTCGGGGCGGATCGAACGCGGGTACTCGTTCCGGAAACTCCCCGACACGTCTCCGATGTCGCGTGGCTTCGTACTGGTGTCAGCGATCATCCCGATTTCGTTCTCGCTGCCGACCTGACCGACCGGTGA
- a CDS encoding PaaI family thioesterase: MDTESFFEEMPFADLLGVEVTDAADGHAEGWIEMRDELSWNADRVMAHGGVTFTLADTVGGAALVSLIDQPVPTIDMRIDYLSAGTGDLYAEADVVRCGSHVGVVDVDVFADDDTHLADARGVYKTG; this comes from the coding sequence ATGGACACCGAATCGTTCTTCGAGGAGATGCCGTTTGCGGACCTGCTCGGCGTTGAAGTGACCGACGCCGCCGACGGCCACGCCGAAGGATGGATCGAGATGCGCGACGAACTGTCGTGGAACGCCGACCGAGTCATGGCCCACGGCGGTGTGACGTTCACGCTCGCCGACACGGTCGGAGGGGCTGCGCTCGTCTCGCTTATCGACCAGCCCGTTCCGACGATCGACATGCGGATCGACTATCTGAGCGCCGGAACCGGCGACTTGTACGCGGAGGCCGACGTCGTCCGGTGTGGCAGCCACGTCGGCGTGGTGGACGTGGACGTGTTCGCCGACGACGATACACACCTCGCAGACGCGCGCGGCGTGTACAAGACGGGGTGA
- a CDS encoding LLM class flavin-dependent oxidoreductase, with product MEIGTGLFTCQRRSDDDRSMSEIYEEMLELGRAIDDADLASAWVSEHHFESDGYLSATMPALGALATVTETVEIGSCVALAPLYDPVRLAEDAATVDLLADGRLTLGLAIGSNPREFEAFGVSADERVDRLTDAMQVIRSSWSDGPIDYESKFHDVAPDVTVTPKPDREIPIMLGGGSKPAVRRAARIGDAWCAPSALSLEQVQTRVDDIREVREKEDIDGEFTIYVLQHGFVGDPADDKATVWERMKDGYLYLHRRYAEIFSGDPVSQLPAERRSKLKDRAIYGTPEQVTEELERYRVALGDDVHFILRTYHPGIGTDVMRACIERLGRDVAPRFQ from the coding sequence ATGGAGATCGGAACCGGACTGTTCACCTGTCAACGCCGATCCGACGACGACCGATCGATGAGTGAGATCTACGAGGAGATGTTGGAGCTGGGCCGCGCGATCGACGACGCCGATCTTGCGAGCGCGTGGGTATCAGAACACCACTTCGAATCAGACGGCTATCTTTCGGCGACGATGCCCGCGCTCGGAGCACTGGCCACGGTCACGGAGACCGTCGAAATCGGCTCGTGTGTCGCACTCGCGCCGTTGTACGACCCCGTTCGGCTGGCCGAGGACGCCGCTACGGTCGATCTGCTCGCCGATGGTCGGCTCACGCTCGGGTTGGCGATCGGTTCGAACCCCAGAGAATTCGAGGCGTTCGGCGTGTCGGCAGACGAGCGCGTCGACCGGCTGACCGACGCGATGCAGGTGATACGTTCGTCGTGGTCAGACGGCCCGATCGACTACGAGTCGAAGTTTCACGACGTTGCGCCTGACGTGACCGTCACGCCAAAACCGGATAGGGAGATCCCGATCATGCTGGGCGGAGGATCGAAACCTGCCGTCCGTAGGGCGGCTCGGATCGGTGACGCGTGGTGTGCGCCGTCCGCGCTCTCACTCGAACAGGTACAAACGCGGGTGGATGACATCCGAGAGGTCCGTGAGAAAGAAGACATCGATGGTGAATTCACGATCTACGTGCTCCAACACGGGTTTGTCGGCGATCCGGCCGACGACAAAGCGACGGTGTGGGAGCGGATGAAAGACGGTTATCTCTACCTCCATCGCCGGTACGCCGAGATCTTCTCGGGCGACCCCGTCTCACAGCTCCCGGCCGAACGCCGATCTAAGCTGAAAGATCGAGCCATCTACGGCACCCCCGAGCAGGTCACTGAGGAACTCGAACGGTATCGAGTGGCGCTCGGTGACGACGTCCATTTCATCCTCCGCACGTATCACCCCGGGATCGGGACCGACGTCATGCGCGCGTGTATTGAGCGCCTCGGACGGGACGTCGCCCCGCGGTTTCAGTGA
- a CDS encoding APC family permease yields MADEKVGFGETVSMAIGGMVGGGIFAALGIVAAAADTLTWLAFVVAGVIALCSGYSFVRLNRLIDGRGGPMTYTNRLTGRTTLAGMLGWTSIIGYIGTMALYAFAFGGYFSSLFNLTTWAGIPIRSVVSFLVVAAFVGLNTVGAHTTGRLEDVLVGLKLLVLLVFGIAGVYYAGTHGQLTTGFAHLGIGPVIGAGVAFVAFEGWELLFYDQDSIRNPERTVPRGVYVSIVAATVLYVLVGVVTTNLLSALMIKRHADTALAIAAEPFFGVTGFVVISLAALFSTASALNATLFSAARLSKKMVRDDFLPNRLSSIDNSEPIRPLLVLGAFTAALTSLGTLNAISSFASLAFITIFGATSALAVTRRDSMMTTLVPAVGMVGSTSAAIALLYHLYTSEFPTFVLVMLLVIGVVAVELLYFERDVIEPEFEHVEKEM; encoded by the coding sequence ATGGCAGACGAGAAGGTCGGCTTTGGAGAGACGGTGTCTATGGCCATCGGAGGAATGGTCGGTGGGGGAATCTTTGCTGCGCTTGGCATCGTTGCGGCGGCCGCGGATACGCTGACGTGGCTCGCGTTCGTCGTGGCCGGAGTGATCGCCCTCTGTAGTGGGTATTCGTTCGTCCGACTGAACCGCCTGATCGACGGCCGCGGCGGTCCGATGACTTACACCAACCGGCTCACGGGACGGACGACGCTGGCGGGAATGCTCGGATGGACATCCATCATCGGATACATCGGAACGATGGCGCTGTATGCGTTCGCGTTCGGGGGCTACTTCAGCTCGCTTTTCAATCTCACTACATGGGCGGGAATCCCGATCCGATCGGTGGTCTCTTTTCTCGTCGTCGCGGCGTTCGTCGGATTGAACACGGTGGGGGCGCACACCACCGGCCGGCTCGAAGACGTGCTCGTAGGACTGAAACTTCTCGTGTTGCTCGTGTTCGGCATCGCCGGCGTCTATTACGCGGGGACCCACGGCCAGTTGACGACGGGGTTCGCTCATCTGGGGATCGGACCGGTGATCGGAGCCGGCGTCGCGTTCGTCGCTTTCGAGGGGTGGGAGCTGTTGTTCTACGATCAGGACAGCATCCGAAACCCGGAGCGAACCGTCCCCAGAGGTGTATACGTCTCGATCGTCGCTGCCACGGTGTTGTACGTGCTCGTCGGGGTCGTGACCACGAATCTCCTGTCCGCATTGATGATCAAACGCCATGCCGATACGGCGTTGGCGATCGCTGCCGAGCCGTTTTTCGGTGTGACAGGTTTCGTGGTGATTTCGCTCGCGGCGCTGTTTTCCACCGCCAGCGCGCTCAATGCCACGCTGTTCAGTGCCGCGCGACTGTCGAAAAAGATGGTGAGGGACGACTTTCTGCCAAACAGACTGTCGAGCATCGACAACAGTGAGCCGATACGCCCGTTGCTCGTTCTCGGCGCGTTCACGGCTGCGTTGACCAGCCTTGGGACGCTGAACGCGATCAGCTCCTTCGCGTCGCTCGCGTTCATCACGATCTTCGGGGCGACCAGTGCGCTAGCAGTGACACGACGCGATTCGATGATGACGACGCTCGTTCCCGCGGTCGGGATGGTGGGATCAACGTCGGCCGCCATCGCTCTTCTCTATCACCTGTACACCAGCGAGTTTCCCACGTTCGTGTTGGTGATGCTCCTCGTGATCGGCGTGGTCGCCGTCGAATTGCTCTATTTCGAGCGCGACGTGATCGAACCGGAGTTCGAACACGTCGAAAAAGAGATGTAA
- a CDS encoding DUF7839 domain-containing protein, with protein MPKDVVGTDDSGVLQSKRNATRYQILVQVAEHQPAVSQQEIADAIGITAQAVSDYLRDLIEQGYVNKQGRGRYEITKEGVDWLITQTDELRGFVQHVSEDVIGQVDIETALARTEISEGETVTLTMQDGVLRAVAGDIGGATAVAVTEADPEQDVGVTNFEGVLDYDLGTVTIVAVPTVQNGGSMAVDPDAIHPIEDEHDLVAVAGTEALATVHRASIDPDIRFGTEAAVEEAATKGQSVLLLASTDELSTHTDQLREGNIGYEVMDLREE; from the coding sequence ATGCCGAAGGACGTTGTGGGGACGGATGATTCCGGCGTTCTCCAGAGCAAACGGAACGCCACCCGATATCAGATCCTGGTACAGGTCGCAGAGCACCAACCAGCAGTAAGCCAACAGGAGATCGCGGATGCGATCGGAATCACGGCGCAGGCAGTGAGTGACTATCTTCGGGATCTAATCGAACAGGGATACGTCAACAAGCAGGGACGTGGTCGGTATGAGATCACCAAAGAGGGTGTCGATTGGCTCATCACCCAGACCGACGAGTTGCGCGGATTCGTCCAGCACGTCTCGGAGGACGTCATCGGGCAGGTCGACATCGAAACAGCGCTTGCGAGGACGGAAATCAGCGAGGGTGAGACCGTGACGCTCACAATGCAGGACGGTGTGTTGCGAGCGGTGGCGGGGGATATCGGGGGTGCAACTGCGGTTGCAGTGACGGAGGCCGATCCGGAACAGGACGTTGGCGTCACGAACTTCGAGGGCGTTCTCGATTACGATCTCGGAACGGTGACGATCGTAGCGGTACCGACGGTGCAAAACGGTGGGAGCATGGCGGTGGATCCGGACGCGATCCACCCGATCGAAGACGAGCACGATCTCGTCGCCGTTGCGGGCACCGAAGCTCTCGCCACGGTCCACCGTGCCAGTATCGATCCGGACATCCGGTTTGGTACCGAAGCGGCCGTCGAGGAAGCCGCAACGAAAGGCCAGTCGGTGCTGTTGCTCGCATCGACGGACGAACTGTCGACGCATACGGACCAGCTCCGCGAGGGGAACATCGGGTACGAAGTGATGGATCTCCGCGAGGAGTGA
- the cbiT gene encoding precorrin-6Y C5,15-methyltransferase (decarboxylating) subunit CbiT: MSRVSLPHDAKAGPTKAEVRAVLLSKLDLAATDHFVEVGSCTGAVTIEAARRAGRVTALERKPDRLAVTRKNLSANDVRGDVTLREAQAPAGLPEDGDALFIGGSRNYESVLDHAVETGIDRIVMNVSRLEIAGEAVQAFRERGLIEEIVQFQVSHGYELAGATSFDSDNPVYMVVGATDEPDTRGGR, encoded by the coding sequence ATGTCGCGCGTATCGCTCCCACACGACGCGAAGGCGGGGCCGACCAAGGCGGAGGTTCGGGCCGTGCTGTTGAGCAAACTCGATCTTGCGGCGACCGACCATTTCGTGGAGGTCGGTTCGTGTACTGGTGCCGTTACCATCGAGGCGGCACGCCGCGCTGGACGAGTCACCGCACTCGAACGCAAGCCCGACCGGTTGGCGGTGACGCGGAAGAACCTGTCTGCAAACGACGTACGTGGTGATGTTACGCTTCGGGAAGCACAAGCACCGGCAGGATTACCGGAGGACGGGGATGCGTTGTTCATCGGCGGCAGCCGCAACTACGAGTCGGTGCTCGATCACGCGGTCGAAACCGGGATCGACCGGATCGTGATGAACGTCTCCCGTCTCGAGATCGCGGGTGAAGCTGTTCAAGCGTTCCGCGAGCGAGGGTTGATCGAGGAGATCGTTCAGTTTCAGGTGAGCCACGGCTACGAGCTGGCCGGTGCGACGAGTTTCGACTCGGACAACCCGGTGTACATGGTGGTTGGCGCGACTGACGAACCGGACACCAGAGGTGGCCGATGA
- a CDS encoding cobalt-factor II C(20)-methyltransferase, with protein MTLYGIGLGPGRADLVTVRGKQTLQRADVVYTPGRLSRSVASEHVPDTRISDLSFPMTHDADELRTAWKAAAGEIAPRAREGCTAFVTLGDPNVYSTFGHLRRTLEAFHSVEIEIVPGVSAVTAFTTALGIEITAGSSLALREAAGGVAPTGPDRMILFKVTDVPSTHEGLIESGYDVVYGRRLFMESGETVVTDDPQAVADRDYYTLAYAEKRGIDDDPPTAAFEGTDTRATDLGGGNHDE; from the coding sequence ATGACGCTGTACGGCATCGGGTTGGGTCCGGGGCGTGCGGATCTCGTGACCGTACGCGGCAAGCAGACACTCCAGCGGGCCGACGTGGTGTACACGCCCGGTCGACTCTCCCGATCGGTCGCTTCCGAACACGTACCCGACACGCGGATTTCGGATCTCTCTTTCCCGATGACCCACGACGCGGACGAACTCCGAACGGCGTGGAAGGCGGCTGCCGGGGAGATCGCCCCGCGTGCACGCGAGGGCTGTACGGCGTTCGTAACGCTTGGTGATCCCAACGTGTATTCGACGTTCGGCCATCTCCGGCGGACGCTCGAGGCGTTTCACTCGGTCGAGATCGAGATCGTGCCCGGTGTGAGCGCCGTCACGGCGTTTACGACGGCGCTCGGGATCGAGATCACGGCTGGTTCGAGCCTCGCGCTGCGGGAGGCAGCCGGTGGTGTGGCTCCGACAGGCCCCGACCGGATGATCCTGTTCAAAGTCACCGACGTACCGTCGACCCACGAGGGACTCATCGAGAGCGGCTACGACGTCGTGTACGGTCGTCGGCTGTTCATGGAATCGGGTGAGACCGTCGTCACTGACGACCCCCAAGCCGTCGCCGATCGTGATTACTACACACTCGCCTACGCCGAAAAACGCGGGATCGACGACGACCCACCGACTGCGGCGTTCGAGGGGACTGACACACGAGCCACCGATCTCGGTGGAGGCAACCACGATGAGTGA
- a CDS encoding cobalt-precorrin-4/precorrin-4 C(11)-methyltransferase, protein MSDPQTAIDAAATAERDSRIHERTAGERQEGIPFIGAGPGDPGLLTVTGKELVEAADLVVHAGSLVNSELLTTYCADAEQVSSIGKDLEELVPLMVDAYEAGRSVVRLHSGDPAVYGAALEQMDALEHEGVPTYLVPGVTAAFAASASLRTQLTLNGVANHVAFTRPQGTTLDPDDDHIGEFVGMGDVTTCIYLGTHAIGDTMDRLLEAGHDPETPVAVVYHASWPDEDIIEGTIATIGDRMEAAGYRASALVIIGDAAQKVGYERSYLYGEWANRTTAEEETSD, encoded by the coding sequence ATGAGTGATCCGCAAACAGCCATCGATGCGGCCGCCACGGCCGAGCGCGATTCCCGCATTCACGAACGGACTGCTGGCGAGCGCCAGGAAGGCATTCCGTTCATCGGGGCCGGACCGGGTGATCCAGGACTGCTCACAGTCACGGGAAAAGAGCTGGTTGAAGCCGCCGATCTCGTGGTGCACGCGGGGTCGTTGGTCAACAGCGAACTCCTCACCACCTACTGCGCAGATGCCGAACAGGTGTCGAGCATCGGAAAGGATCTGGAGGAACTCGTGCCGCTAATGGTTGATGCCTACGAGGCCGGCCGATCGGTCGTTCGACTCCACAGCGGCGATCCCGCCGTCTACGGAGCGGCGCTCGAACAGATGGATGCCCTCGAACACGAAGGCGTTCCGACGTATCTCGTGCCGGGGGTGACGGCGGCGTTTGCGGCCAGTGCGAGCCTCCGGACCCAACTCACACTCAACGGTGTGGCGAATCACGTCGCGTTCACCCGACCGCAGGGGACAACGCTCGATCCGGATGACGACCACATCGGCGAGTTCGTCGGGATGGGTGACGTGACGACCTGCATCTATCTCGGGACGCACGCGATCGGCGATACGATGGACCGACTTCTCGAGGCAGGCCACGACCCCGAAACGCCGGTTGCAGTCGTCTATCACGCATCCTGGCCCGACGAGGACATCATCGAGGGAACCATCGCTACCATCGGTGACCGGATGGAAGCGGCCGGTTATCGCGCCTCTGCGCTCGTCATCATCGGTGACGCAGCGCAGAAAGTGGGATACGAACGCTCGTATCTGTACGGCGAATGGGCCAACCGCACCACCGCAGAAGAAGAGACTAGTGACTGA
- the cbiG gene encoding cobalt-precorrin 5A hydrolase: MSSNDNTESNGSSHCSTPDSDGEVAEEIAIISFERKLDTARTIEAEIEDAYDRVDVIEYHGEVFAEQWDEYDCFVGLMASGIALRKAAPLLADKWDDPAIVVVDEQLTWAIPLTGGHHGANQVANDLAQLGAVPAMTTASEAAGKQGVESKAKALDAHVVNGDSTVATNLAVLNDELGPVARLDGPRAVLVDDDVTVLKPNKDGVVLGTGTVSGVRKEQVLTAWETALSTLELGFEDVEFVATATRKEEETGLYEAAQEVDVGIVLFGKETLTEFEGPSPSRSKELIGWPGIAEASAIAGGRNHELLKEKARFDDAVTVAVGR, translated from the coding sequence ATGAGTTCGAACGATAACACGGAATCGAATGGATCGAGCCACTGTTCGACGCCGGATTCGGACGGCGAGGTGGCCGAAGAGATCGCTATCATCAGCTTCGAGCGCAAGCTCGACACCGCCCGTACGATCGAGGCGGAGATCGAAGACGCCTACGATCGAGTTGACGTTATCGAATACCACGGCGAGGTGTTCGCCGAACAGTGGGACGAATACGACTGTTTCGTCGGGTTGATGGCCTCGGGGATTGCGTTGCGCAAGGCCGCACCGCTGCTTGCGGACAAGTGGGACGATCCGGCCATTGTGGTCGTCGACGAACAGCTCACGTGGGCGATCCCGCTCACGGGCGGCCACCACGGCGCGAATCAAGTCGCCAACGATCTCGCGCAGTTAGGCGCGGTGCCGGCGATGACAACCGCGAGCGAGGCTGCCGGCAAGCAAGGCGTCGAGAGCAAGGCCAAAGCCCTGGATGCACACGTCGTTAACGGTGATTCGACGGTCGCAACGAATCTCGCCGTTCTGAACGACGAACTCGGACCGGTCGCCCGACTCGACGGTCCTCGTGCCGTCCTCGTTGATGACGACGTGACGGTGCTCAAACCGAACAAAGACGGCGTGGTTCTTGGCACCGGCACCGTTTCCGGCGTCCGAAAAGAGCAGGTACTCACCGCGTGGGAGACCGCACTGTCAACGTTGGAGCTAGGGTTCGAAGACGTCGAATTCGTCGCTACCGCCACCCGGAAAGAAGAGGAAACCGGGTTGTACGAGGCGGCCCAGGAGGTCGATGTTGGGATCGTGCTCTTCGGGAAGGAGACGCTCACAGAGTTCGAAGGTCCGAGTCCCTCCCGATCGAAAGAGCTCATCGGTTGGCCCGGTATCGCAGAGGCGTCGGCCATCGCTGGCGGGCGCAACCACGAACTCCTCAAGGAGAAAGCCCGCTTCGACGATGCAGTGACGGTTGCGGTGGGACGGTGA
- a CDS encoding precorrin-3B C(17)-methyltransferase, whose amino-acid sequence MTDVESSDSDRGRLYVVGIGPGLPDTMTQRAQEVISSADCVIASNLYQAFLREDGTLPATESATDSGEGTVVVRSDGTRQTIVRSSMGRQVELAREAFERVRDGQTVAHVSGGDPNVYGKSDLIYLMAEEEDAYDVPITVIPGVTAALGGAANLGAPLSNDFCTVSLSDKWRGWDEIEEKLRAAAISGFVIVLYNCWRNYQRAIGILREERADHVPVGIFNDAGRGAAGRNVDGETHTITTLGAATDHDEEVGGMGTSILVGTDETTVWENDHRTHLYTPRGGRDVEDF is encoded by the coding sequence ATGACTGACGTTGAATCCTCCGATAGCGACCGCGGCCGACTGTACGTCGTTGGGATCGGACCCGGACTCCCCGACACGATGACCCAACGCGCTCAGGAGGTGATTTCGAGCGCCGACTGTGTCATCGCATCGAACCTCTATCAGGCGTTTCTCCGGGAAGATGGGACGTTACCAGCCACAGAGTCAGCGACCGATTCGGGCGAGGGGACGGTCGTCGTTCGGTCTGACGGCACGCGCCAAACGATCGTCCGTTCTTCGATGGGTCGGCAGGTCGAACTCGCTCGGGAAGCGTTCGAGCGAGTGCGTGACGGTCAGACCGTCGCTCACGTGTCGGGTGGTGACCCGAACGTGTACGGAAAAAGTGATCTCATCTATCTGATGGCCGAAGAAGAGGATGCCTACGACGTTCCGATCACTGTAATTCCGGGTGTGACGGCTGCTCTTGGTGGTGCAGCGAATCTCGGTGCGCCGCTCAGTAACGATTTCTGTACAGTTTCCTTGTCTGATAAGTGGCGAGGGTGGGACGAGATCGAAGAAAAGCTGCGCGCGGCTGCGATCAGCGGATTTGTCATTGTGCTGTACAACTGCTGGCGCAACTACCAGCGCGCGATCGGGATCCTCAGAGAGGAGCGCGCCGACCACGTTCCGGTCGGTATCTTCAACGACGCCGGTCGCGGTGCCGCCGGTCGAAACGTCGACGGTGAGACCCACACCATCACGACGCTTGGGGCGGCCACCGACCACGACGAGGAGGTCGGGGGCATGGGAACGTCGATCCTCGTCGGCACTGATGAAACCACGGTTTGGGAGAACGACCATCGAACACACCTCTACACCCCGCGCGGCGGGCGTGACGTGGAGGACTTCTAA